tgaatgtttTAGCCAACAGTAACAGGCAAAACAGAAGCAACCACACAAAAAGAAGCACACTAAAAGGACAACACAAGAAAAGTTGCGTGAACAGAATAAGCTTTGTTACATGGGGATGTATAGTACCTGGCACTATGAAATGGACAGTGGCAACGGGATTCCAGCGGAAGCCCACTGGGTTGCACAGCATCAGCTCAGGTTTTGACTGCTGGACTCTGAAGTCCTTGTTGTGTTGCCTGCTGTAGTGATTCAAAGTGTAGATGTATTGTGAGAGACGCAGCAGCTGGCCGTTCGCATCTTTCAACTCCAGCTCAAGAAGGTAGCGGTTGCCCTGGATCCCGTCCACGCGCTTCACAACGTTAACCACACGCACCAATGTGAACTGCCTGTAAGGACAAAGAGGATCAGAACTATACAGCGAGAGGTCAGCAAAACAGTGTTGAAGTCCACTGTTCAAATAGCTCATTAAGAAAAACTGCTCATGCTGGACTGACAAAGAaagtacaaaaatgtttttaccaaTTATGCCTAAGTACAGCCACACCAAGCTACATGCAGAGATACAGACTCAAGTGGATGTTCATTTGTTTGGAGAGATTCTCCTTCGAGGAACTTCCTGACATAAACGCCTCTCATGATTCAGGTGATGCACAGGCACAAGCAAATAGACATAACTTACCCGTTGTGCTTTTTATTGAGTTGGTCCATGAAAGCCTTGACCACGGGGAGAGCGTCGCTGGAGTGGAGCAGCAGGTTGCCAGAAATGTTGCAGCGTAGGTCGATCCAATCCGAGCGAAGTGTCTGAAAGTCCAGGGGGTTAACGTGGAACGTCTGGCTCCAATTGACCTCAGTGTCAAAAACCGGTGCAGGCGTAAGATCCTCGTCGTCTGCACCTTCAAAGTCGCCTTCTGCTCCCCACGGAGCACTATCCCTAGTGTCTCTCCTGTTCTCAGCCCTGTTGTAAACCTGGTCATCCTCCACTTTGGTATCCGACCACTTTCTGCCCATTTTGCCTTTAGCGATCCCCTTACCTTTATGGATGCTATTGTCTAAATCCTGCTGCCGAGGCATGTTGAACTCTACTGCCTTATCCCTGAGGCGCTTTCTAGTATCCTTTTGAATTAACCTGGGGTTGGTGGTGTCTCTTTCCTGAGAATGAAAATTCTTTTTGGCAATTTGCTGGATCTCCTTTTGCTTGGTTACAACATTTTGATGCATGGCCACTATGGGTTTTTCAGGCAGAGGGGTGTCTCTTTCCAAAGGCTTTGACTTTTCGAAGCTCTGGATTTGGGTATGGTTCATTTTACGAGACTTCTGGATCTGACTCTGTTCAGAGTTGAGCTGTTCTCTGACCACAGGTATGGATTGTAGATTATTCTGTCCTGGTCTCAAAGACGCCTCTACTGATTTTACCTTTCGTCTTTTTGGTCGTCTTTTTGCTTTTGGTTTTCTCTGTTCTACCTTTTTAACCGGGACCTCTTCTTTTGTCTGGTTTTGCTGCAGGTGCATTTGATGTTTGGTTGGTTTCTGTGATCCTGGCTGATGCTGTGGGTCATggtttttctctgctctcccCTTCAACTGATCTGTGTGCAGTGTTGTATTTGAAGAGCTCAGGGTGTTGTTGCTAGTTTCTTGCAGGAAAAAGAGTTTGCGCCTGCGTTTCTGAAcataatcatcataatcatctCCATAGTCTCGTAATTGGTCGTTATCTATTTGGTCCGGCCTAGATTCCTTTTCTCTTTGATAGGCTTCGTTGTCAAACACATCCTCCTCATCTAGGACCGTCTTCCTCCCGTGGAAACCAAAATCTAACATTtgccagaaacagagacacataaGGAGGGAAAATGACGGatttataatgaaaaatgtgatttaatttaaGTATAAAATACCTTTGACTgcctttgcttttatttgtgcatCAGGGCGGTCTAGTCTCATGTATCTAGAAAAACCAAACCTTGgagataaagagacaaaacacacaattatgCAAAGATCTGGAAGATGAcatgccaaaaaaacaaaacaacaacagcacaataTGATGACCTGCTGTGTAAAAGTTGATCAGTTGACTGAAAGAAGCAGCACCTTCAGTTTGTCATGCTGTAAACTTACTTCTAACTCTGCTTTGCTCTACCTCCCATCTTCTACTACACACTCAAGCTGTTCACCACATAACATACGAAAACAAGATTTGGCGCTAGATGTATCTAATAAAATGCCAACTGAATGTTTGTATTCTCATTTGGTACTGAGTATCACAGTAGGTTTTACTGCTTATGTCCTGGATCGATAATTTATTTGAGCCATTTGTCTCACATCTTTATATAGTAGGAACTCCCGGGGTAGAAGCAGGTGTTTTCTGACTCCATGTGTGTGAGTCGCGTGTAGTCATTCGGGTAGACATACGACATGTGGACCTGTCGAGATGAAATGACAAGGATGATTTACTTTTAGAGTTCTGCACAGGGAGGTATGCAGAGATTAGATAAAGTGCATTGGGGAAGTATTCACAcccccttcacttttttcagttttgttactgtatgttgcagCATGATACTACAAATTGTCCAAATCCTTCCTTTTTCTCATTAATCTACACTCAGCATCATGTAATGACAAAGTGATGTTTTAGAAATGTTAAATGCCACATTGATATAAGTTATCAGATCTATAACACTAACACTTGATATTTAGATAAGGTGCCTTATTGCTGATTGttgctgagatgtttctacaccTTGATTCAAGTCCACCTGtggtaaattacatttattattattatattatttatattatttgaaAAGGCATACATCTCTCTATAGAAGGCCCTTTAATTGCTCTTCAGGAAGCGATAAGTATAATGTGCTGTGCTATCCTAATTTAGAtcaatttaaatttgtttgCTGTGTGCTTTTTTCAACATGTTATTTAATTCCAACACTGCCTTCTTTAAATACCCTGAGCTCTGAAGAATAATGTGAGCTAGAGCTCAACTAGTAGAAATTTAAGTAAGGAAAAgtatataaacacatacaaactgcAGTCCTTGGTATCGGACCAGAGGAAAGTCTTTGATTGTATAGCTGGGCTGGTATGAGCAGTCGGGCAGAACACGTTGCAGGAACTTGCTGTTTATAAAAGgcactgcaaacaaacacatcactCAGATTAGAAGATAAGATTAGTTTGAGCATTCAGTAGGAGGAAATACTTTGCACAATTCTTGCAtccttgtttgtctgtgtgagaaaTAGAGCAACAAAGAGACGTCTCTCACCCCGGTAAAAAGTGTCTCGCCGGTCTTCCTTCAGTATGTCTGCTGCGacattgtgctgttttgtgaGGGTGTGTTGGTGGCTTGCAGCCGTTTGTGGTATGTGGACTACGTCACTCATTAACAGGGCAGAATCATCTGTGAGATGAACCCACAAGGTTTTAGAACAAGAGAAGGGCTCGCCGTTTATGGTGCAACAAAACCACTGACTTTCTGTGCAGTTCCAAGCATCCTTGCATTACAACAAATCTGTGCTGGATTGCGAGACACCGAGTGGTGCAGATTTACTAGAAGCGACTAAAGGTTCACTGAATAATGTCTTCTCAGCCAGCAGGaatgatgtgtgtgtacttACTGACATAAAG
This DNA window, taken from Anabas testudineus chromosome 6, fAnaTes1.2, whole genome shotgun sequence, encodes the following:
- the b4galnt3b gene encoding beta-1,4-N-acetylgalactosaminyltransferase 3 — translated: MILAFFPLKKLRRNGKCLLFGAILLVGAVAVYHEMVAAKAWSSDGSMNPDTDSSWKGAMFDEKVRRSQHPDYMVDSADWSNSYTPQIWKPEYKGQANLHVFEDWCGGSTDDLRKNLHYPLYPHSRTTVQKLAVSPQWTNYGLRIFGYLHPFTDGQFVFALSSDDNSELWLSTDDSPLNLQLLVWVGKTGKEWTVPGEFEKYASQTSRPVRLSAQRRYFFEVIHKQNDKGTDHVEVAWKLLDHSFRFMVIESKHISLYVNDSALLMSDVVHIPQTAASHQHTLTKQHNVAADILKEDRRDTFYRVPFINSKFLQRVLPDCSYQPSYTIKDFPLVRYQGLQFVHMSYVYPNDYTRLTHMESENTCFYPGSSYYIKMFGFSRYMRLDRPDAQIKAKAVKDFGFHGRKTVLDEEDVFDNEAYQREKESRPDQIDNDQLRDYGDDYDDYVQKRRRKLFFLQETSNNTLSSSNTTLHTDQLKGRAEKNHDPQHQPGSQKPTKHQMHLQQNQTKEEVPVKKVEQRKPKAKRRPKRRKVKSVEASLRPGQNNLQSIPVVREQLNSEQSQIQKSRKMNHTQIQSFEKSKPLERDTPLPEKPIVAMHQNVVTKQKEIQQIAKKNFHSQERDTTNPRLIQKDTRKRLRDKAVEFNMPRQQDLDNSIHKGKGIAKGKMGRKWSDTKVEDDQVYNRAENRRDTRDSAPWGAEGDFEGADDEDLTPAPVFDTEVNWSQTFHVNPLDFQTLRSDWIDLRCNISGNLLLHSSDALPVVKAFMDQLNKKHNGQFTLVRVVNVVKRVDGIQGNRYLLELELKDANGQLLRLSQYIYTLNHYSRQHNKDFRVQQSKPELMLCNPVGFRWNPVATVHFIVPVKNQARWVLQLIADMEKLFRETGDPNFNLIVVDYNSTDMDVRKALQKSSLPRYEYVKLSGNFERSAGLQAGINLINDDHSIVFLCDLHIHFPPSIIDTIRKHCVEGYMAFAPIVLRLGCGATPLEAKGYWEVNGFGLLGIYKSDLDTVGGMNTREFRDRWGGEDWELLDRILQAGLEVERIYLRNFFHHYHSKRGMWNRRMSPSHR